One Georgenia wutianyii DNA segment encodes these proteins:
- a CDS encoding DUF7059 domain-containing protein: MTASPPPPRLPADLAAGLRADLAAGYTRDAVEDALGPVATAALSREEPVPARRATARSAAPAAVLARLLVLGLPVRRAALDAALPRTGTAGAVAAGLVVAAGQGPDDEVRGLVDLRPYEVSDDAGETRWWVASDLGELATGHSLRADHVLGIGGASLTLARTTVRDHRPRVLDLGTGCGIQALHAHRHADHVVATDVSRRALDFAAFNAALAGTAFDLREGSLLEPVRGERFDLVVSNPPFVITPPAAHAAGLPVMEYRDGAKPGDSLVGDLVAGLGDHLAPGGVAQLLGNWEHHAGEGWRERVGGWLAAAGTDGWVVQREVQDPAEYAHTWLRDGGLRPGSPLFDAALEAWLDDFEARGVEAVGFGYVLLRRPAAASTTPWRRLEEVDAPVHRPLGGHVTAVLLAQEWLATHDDAALAATHLVVADDVTEERYLRPGEQDPRVLQLRQGEGFGRTYRPGTLVAGAVGACDGELTLGQIVGGLAALLDQPADAVAAEVLPAARDLLLDGFLRLA, translated from the coding sequence ATGACCGCGAGCCCGCCCCCGCCCCGCCTGCCCGCCGACCTCGCCGCCGGGCTGCGCGCCGACCTCGCCGCCGGCTACACGCGCGACGCGGTGGAGGACGCGCTCGGCCCGGTCGCCACGGCGGCGCTCAGCCGTGAGGAGCCCGTGCCGGCGCGGCGCGCGACGGCACGGTCCGCGGCGCCGGCCGCCGTCCTCGCCCGGCTCCTCGTGCTCGGGCTGCCGGTGCGGCGGGCGGCGCTGGACGCCGCGCTGCCGCGCACCGGCACGGCGGGCGCCGTCGCCGCCGGACTCGTCGTCGCCGCAGGCCAGGGGCCCGACGACGAGGTCCGCGGCCTCGTCGACCTGCGCCCCTACGAGGTGTCCGACGACGCCGGCGAGACCCGCTGGTGGGTGGCCTCGGACCTCGGGGAGCTCGCCACCGGGCACAGCCTGCGCGCCGACCACGTCCTGGGGATCGGCGGCGCCTCCCTCACCCTGGCCCGCACGACCGTGCGCGACCACCGCCCGCGGGTGCTCGACCTCGGCACCGGCTGCGGCATCCAGGCGCTGCACGCCCACCGGCACGCCGACCACGTCGTGGCGACCGACGTCTCACGGCGGGCCCTGGACTTCGCCGCCTTCAACGCCGCGCTCGCCGGGACCGCCTTCGACCTGCGGGAGGGGTCGCTGCTCGAGCCGGTCCGCGGCGAGCGGTTCGACCTCGTCGTGTCCAACCCGCCGTTCGTCATCACGCCGCCGGCCGCCCACGCCGCCGGGCTGCCGGTCATGGAGTACCGGGACGGTGCGAAGCCCGGCGACTCGCTCGTCGGCGACCTCGTCGCCGGGCTCGGGGACCACCTCGCGCCCGGCGGCGTCGCCCAGCTGCTCGGCAACTGGGAGCACCACGCCGGCGAGGGGTGGCGCGAGCGGGTGGGTGGCTGGCTCGCCGCGGCCGGGACCGACGGCTGGGTGGTCCAGCGCGAGGTCCAGGACCCCGCCGAGTACGCCCACACGTGGCTGCGCGACGGCGGCCTGCGTCCCGGCAGCCCGCTGTTCGACGCCGCCCTCGAGGCATGGCTCGACGACTTCGAGGCCCGCGGCGTCGAGGCCGTCGGGTTCGGCTACGTCCTCCTGCGCCGCCCCGCCGCGGCCTCGACCACGCCGTGGCGCCGGCTCGAGGAGGTCGACGCCCCGGTCCACCGCCCGCTCGGCGGTCACGTCACGGCGGTCCTCCTCGCCCAGGAGTGGCTCGCCACCCACGACGACGCCGCGCTCGCCGCCACCCACCTCGTCGTCGCCGACGACGTCACCGAGGAGCGCTACCTGCGCCCCGGCGAGCAGGACCCGCGGGTGCTCCAGCTGCGCCAGGGCGAGGGGTTCGGGCGGACCTACCGCCCCGGCACGCTCGTCGCCGGTGCCGTCGGCGCGTGCGACGGCGAGCTCACCCTCGGCCAGATCGTCGGGGGGCTCGCGGCGCTGCTCGACCAGCCCGCCGACGCCGTCGCCGCCGAGGTGCTGCCCGCCGCCCGGGACCTCCTCCTCGACGGCTTCCTGCGCCTCGCCTGA
- a CDS encoding YqjF family protein, protein MERVPRAVNLQGWHGLTFLHWSYPPAVVQALLPPDLRVETAQGRAWVGVTPFEMRDVRLPGLPPVPHLSSFPEVNCRTYVRHPNGTSGIWFFSLDTPRLWIIAALRALGLPYAWARAEVNVTHRPPVHRVTYRSRRVLPHGPAELRAVVDVGARVHLPDPLTVFLTARYWAFTRRAGRLWQVPVDHRDWPLHEARAVVVDGDSLLTAAGLPAPDDPPLVHFSPGVDTRLGPPRPSGRQCLPCPSGTVTTTFPIA, encoded by the coding sequence ATGGAGCGCGTCCCCCGGGCCGTCAACCTCCAGGGCTGGCACGGCCTCACCTTTCTCCACTGGAGCTACCCGCCCGCGGTCGTCCAGGCCCTGCTACCGCCGGACCTGCGGGTCGAGACGGCGCAGGGTCGCGCCTGGGTCGGGGTGACCCCCTTCGAGATGCGCGACGTCCGCCTTCCCGGGCTGCCGCCGGTCCCGCACCTGTCCTCCTTCCCCGAGGTCAACTGCCGCACGTACGTGCGTCACCCGAACGGCACGAGCGGCATCTGGTTCTTCTCCCTCGACACGCCCCGGCTGTGGATCATCGCCGCGCTGCGCGCCCTCGGCCTGCCCTACGCCTGGGCGCGGGCGGAGGTGAACGTCACCCACCGGCCGCCGGTGCACCGCGTCACCTACCGCAGCCGCCGCGTCCTGCCGCACGGGCCGGCGGAGCTGCGCGCCGTCGTCGACGTCGGCGCGCGCGTCCACCTGCCCGACCCGCTCACGGTCTTCCTCACCGCCCGCTACTGGGCCTTCACCCGCCGCGCCGGGCGGCTGTGGCAGGTCCCGGTGGACCACAGGGACTGGCCGCTGCACGAGGCCCGCGCCGTCGTCGTGGACGGCGACTCCCTCCTCACCGCGGCCGGGCTGCCGGCACCCGACGACCCGCCGCTCGTCCACTTCTCACCCGGTGTGGACACCCGGCTGGGGCCTCCGCGGCCGAGCGGGCGGCAGTGCCTCCCCTGTCCATCAGGTACCGTCACCACGACATTCCCCATCGCATGA
- the topA gene encoding type I DNA topoisomerase — MAGSRKLVIVESPAKARTIGGYLGPEFDVEASVGHIRDLPQPSELPADMKKGPFGKFAIDVEGDFEPYYVVDSDKKKKVAELKRALKDADELYLATDEDREGEAIAWHLLDELKPKVPVKRMVFHEITKEAIQRALQNTRDLDERLVDAQEARRILDRLVGYEVSPLLWRKVRPRISAGRVQSVATRMVVERERERMAFRSASYWDVKGTFTGGDADDADGRRSFDARLVTLDGAKVATGRDFGDDGQLTAAARKAQAVHLDEATATALATALQDAQARVVSMETKPYTRRPAAPFTTSTLQQEASRKLRMGARETMRTAQGLYENGFITYMRTDSSALSQQAIAAARAQATELYGADYVPAKPRFYAQKSKGAQEAHEAIRPAGDSFRTPAQVAGQLTGAQFRLYELIWKRTVASQMADARGSTATVRLSADAALADGTRTAELTASGTVITFRGFLAAYEEGRDAERYAESGGQDKETRLPRLGEGDLVDTESVVADGHETTPPPRYTEASLVKALEERGIGRPSTYASTISVITDRGYVERRGQALVPTWLAFSVTRLLEENLPRLVDYDFTASMESDLDEIAAGQENRVEWLSRFYRGEGDVEGLRGLVEGLGDIDARAVNSIDIGDGITLRVGRYGPYLETADGEGRASVPDDVAPDELTVDKARELLEASVEDGRELGVDPESGHMIVAKTGRYGPYVTELLPEEETPAKGKKKPAKARTASLFSSMQLETVSLEDALRLLSLPRVVGTDPESGEEITAQNGRYGAYLKKGTDSRTLPEGEDQIFEITLEEALELYKQPKRGRGATAKPPLRELGEDPVSGKPVVVKDGRFGPYVTDGTTNATLRKDDAVETVTPERAYELLAEKRAKAPAKKTTTRKTPAKKPAAKKPAAKKPAAKTTKKTT; from the coding sequence GTGGCAGGTTCCCGCAAGCTCGTGATCGTCGAGTCGCCCGCGAAGGCACGCACCATCGGCGGTTATCTCGGGCCGGAGTTCGACGTGGAGGCGAGCGTCGGACACATTCGCGACCTCCCCCAGCCCTCCGAGCTGCCCGCCGACATGAAGAAGGGCCCCTTCGGCAAGTTCGCCATCGACGTCGAGGGCGACTTCGAGCCGTACTACGTCGTCGACTCGGACAAGAAGAAGAAGGTCGCCGAGCTCAAGCGCGCCCTCAAGGACGCCGACGAGCTCTACCTCGCCACCGATGAGGACCGCGAGGGGGAGGCCATCGCCTGGCACCTCCTGGACGAGCTCAAGCCCAAGGTCCCCGTCAAGCGGATGGTCTTCCACGAGATCACCAAGGAGGCCATCCAGCGGGCGCTGCAGAACACCCGCGACCTCGACGAGCGCCTCGTCGACGCCCAGGAGGCGCGCCGCATCCTCGACCGGCTCGTCGGCTACGAGGTCTCCCCGCTCCTGTGGCGCAAGGTCCGCCCGCGCATCTCCGCCGGCCGCGTCCAGTCGGTCGCCACCCGGATGGTTGTCGAGCGCGAGCGTGAGCGCATGGCGTTCCGCTCCGCCTCCTACTGGGACGTCAAGGGCACCTTCACCGGCGGGGACGCCGACGACGCCGACGGTCGCCGCTCCTTCGACGCGCGCCTCGTCACCCTCGACGGCGCGAAGGTCGCCACCGGCCGCGACTTCGGCGACGACGGGCAGCTCACCGCCGCCGCGCGCAAGGCGCAGGCGGTCCACCTCGACGAGGCGACCGCGACGGCGCTCGCCACGGCGCTGCAGGACGCGCAGGCGCGCGTCGTCTCCATGGAGACCAAGCCCTACACGCGCCGTCCGGCTGCCCCGTTCACCACCTCCACGCTCCAGCAGGAGGCCAGCCGCAAGCTGCGGATGGGGGCCCGGGAGACCATGCGCACCGCGCAGGGCCTCTACGAGAACGGCTTCATCACCTACATGCGAACGGACTCCTCGGCGCTGTCGCAGCAGGCGATCGCCGCCGCCCGCGCGCAGGCGACCGAGCTGTACGGCGCGGACTACGTGCCGGCCAAGCCGCGGTTCTACGCCCAGAAGTCCAAGGGCGCCCAGGAGGCGCACGAGGCCATCCGCCCCGCGGGTGACTCCTTCCGCACCCCGGCACAGGTCGCCGGCCAGCTCACCGGAGCCCAGTTCCGGCTCTACGAGCTCATCTGGAAGCGCACCGTCGCCTCGCAGATGGCCGACGCCCGCGGCTCGACGGCAACCGTGCGCCTGAGCGCTGACGCCGCGCTCGCCGACGGCACGCGCACGGCCGAGCTCACCGCGTCGGGCACCGTCATCACCTTTCGCGGCTTCCTCGCCGCCTACGAGGAGGGCCGCGACGCCGAGCGGTACGCCGAGTCCGGCGGCCAGGACAAGGAGACCCGGCTGCCCCGCCTCGGCGAGGGCGACCTCGTCGACACCGAGTCCGTCGTCGCCGACGGGCACGAGACCACCCCGCCGCCGCGCTACACCGAGGCCAGCCTCGTCAAGGCGCTGGAGGAGCGGGGGATCGGCCGCCCGTCGACCTACGCCTCGACGATCTCGGTCATCACCGACCGCGGCTACGTCGAGCGTCGCGGCCAGGCGCTCGTGCCGACGTGGCTCGCCTTCTCGGTGACCCGGCTGCTCGAGGAGAACCTCCCGCGCCTGGTCGACTACGACTTCACCGCCTCGATGGAGTCCGACCTCGACGAGATCGCCGCCGGGCAGGAGAACCGCGTCGAGTGGCTCTCCCGCTTCTACCGCGGCGAGGGCGACGTGGAGGGCCTGCGCGGGCTCGTCGAGGGCCTCGGCGACATCGACGCCCGCGCGGTCAACAGCATCGACATCGGCGACGGCATCACGCTGCGCGTGGGCCGCTACGGGCCCTACCTCGAGACCGCGGACGGCGAGGGACGGGCCTCGGTGCCCGACGACGTCGCCCCCGACGAGCTCACCGTCGACAAGGCGCGCGAGCTGCTCGAGGCGAGCGTCGAGGACGGCCGTGAGCTCGGCGTCGACCCCGAGTCGGGGCACATGATCGTCGCGAAGACCGGCCGTTACGGGCCCTACGTCACCGAGCTGCTGCCCGAGGAGGAGACTCCGGCGAAGGGCAAGAAGAAGCCCGCCAAGGCCCGGACGGCCTCGCTGTTCTCCTCGATGCAGCTGGAGACGGTGAGCCTCGAGGACGCGCTGCGGCTGCTGTCGCTGCCGCGGGTGGTCGGGACCGACCCGGAGAGCGGTGAGGAGATCACCGCCCAGAACGGTCGCTACGGTGCCTACCTCAAGAAGGGCACCGACTCCCGCACCCTGCCCGAGGGCGAGGACCAGATCTTCGAGATCACCCTCGAGGAGGCGCTCGAGCTGTACAAGCAGCCCAAGCGCGGACGCGGGGCGACGGCCAAGCCGCCGCTGCGCGAGCTCGGCGAGGACCCGGTGAGCGGCAAGCCCGTCGTCGTCAAGGACGGCCGGTTCGGCCCGTACGTCACCGACGGCACGACGAACGCGACGCTCCGCAAGGACGACGCCGTGGAGACGGTGACGCCCGAGCGCGCCTACGAGCTGCTCGCCGAGAAGCGCGCCAAGGCGCCGGCGAAGAAGACGACGACGCGTAAGACCCCCGCCAAGAAGCCTGCCGCCAAGAAGCCCGCTGCCAAGAAGCCCGCCGCGAAGACGACCAAGAAGACCACCTGA
- a CDS encoding Gfo/Idh/MocA family protein: MTSPVLDLPAAPDPLDAPPLRWGILGAGGIARSFAHQVPTFSSGEVVAVGSRDGTRAAAFAAEFGIRRSHAGYDDLVADDDVDAVYVATPHSEHRAQALLAIEAGKHVLVEKAFTRSAAEAREVFDAARDRGVFVMEAMWTRFLPHMIAIRHLVRSGALGEVVSLYADHGQRLDRDPGGRLLNRDLAGGALLDLGVYTVSLAHDLLGTPDAVLASGALTETDVDGQETVLLRFGGRALATCSSTLWTRTPCRAAICGTQGMVEVDGPFYAGSSFTVTIGDDRRTIEPGHEGGFQYEAAEVARCVAAGRTESETMSWADTLAVLETMDEVRRQLGVVYPGE, encoded by the coding sequence ATGACCTCACCTGTCCTCGACCTGCCCGCCGCGCCCGACCCGCTGGACGCGCCGCCACTGAGGTGGGGAATCCTCGGGGCCGGTGGGATCGCCCGGTCCTTCGCTCACCAGGTGCCGACCTTCAGCAGCGGCGAGGTCGTCGCCGTCGGGTCCCGGGACGGCACCCGCGCCGCGGCCTTCGCCGCTGAGTTCGGGATCCGGCGCTCCCACGCCGGCTACGACGACCTCGTCGCCGACGACGACGTCGACGCCGTGTACGTCGCCACGCCCCACAGCGAGCACCGCGCCCAGGCGCTCCTGGCGATCGAGGCCGGCAAGCACGTGCTCGTCGAGAAGGCGTTCACCCGCAGTGCCGCCGAGGCGCGAGAGGTCTTCGACGCCGCCCGCGACCGCGGGGTGTTCGTCATGGAGGCCATGTGGACGCGCTTCCTCCCGCACATGATCGCCATCCGCCACCTCGTGCGCAGCGGTGCGCTCGGTGAGGTCGTGAGCCTGTACGCCGACCACGGCCAGCGCCTCGACCGCGACCCGGGCGGCCGGCTGCTCAACCGCGACCTCGCCGGTGGCGCCCTCCTCGACCTCGGGGTCTACACGGTGTCCCTCGCGCACGACCTCCTCGGCACTCCCGACGCCGTCCTCGCCAGCGGCGCCCTCACCGAGACCGACGTCGACGGGCAGGAGACCGTGCTGCTGCGCTTTGGCGGGCGCGCGCTCGCCACATGCTCCTCGACGCTCTGGACGCGCACCCCGTGCCGCGCGGCGATCTGCGGCACGCAGGGCATGGTCGAGGTCGACGGGCCGTTCTACGCGGGATCCTCCTTCACCGTCACCATCGGCGACGACCGGCGGACGATCGAACCCGGGCACGAGGGCGGGTTCCAGTACGAGGCCGCCGAGGTCGCCAGGTGCGTGGCGGCCGGGCGGACGGAGTCCGAGACGATGAGCTGGGCGGACACGCTCGCGGTCCTCGAGACGATGGACGAGGTCCGTCGTCAGCTCGGTGTCGTCTACCCCGGCGAGTAG
- the tmk gene encoding dTMP kinase, which yields MTTAPLFIALEGGDGSGKSTQSHLLRDWLTARGREVVLTREPGGTDLGRTLRREVLHGEDLDPRTEALLYAADRAHHVNTLVRPALARGAVVLTDRYIDSSVAYQGAGRGLGRDEIRELSLWATDGLLPALTIVLDLDAATAAARRGGEPDRLEREPSAFHEEVRATFLSLAAADPVRYAVLDASLPADEVHRAVVERVEPLLGAAR from the coding sequence GTGACGACAGCGCCTCTGTTCATCGCCCTCGAGGGCGGGGACGGCTCCGGCAAGAGCACCCAGTCCCACCTCCTGCGCGACTGGCTCACCGCCCGCGGCCGTGAGGTCGTGCTCACCCGCGAGCCGGGTGGCACCGACCTCGGACGCACGCTGCGCCGCGAGGTCCTCCACGGTGAGGACCTCGACCCGCGCACCGAGGCGCTCCTGTACGCCGCGGACCGCGCCCACCACGTCAACACCCTCGTGCGCCCCGCCCTCGCGCGCGGCGCCGTCGTCCTCACCGACCGCTACATCGACTCCTCGGTCGCCTACCAGGGCGCGGGACGGGGTCTGGGACGCGACGAGATCCGCGAGCTGTCCCTGTGGGCCACCGACGGCCTGCTGCCCGCCCTCACCATCGTGCTCGACCTCGACGCCGCCACCGCGGCGGCCCGGCGCGGCGGGGAGCCGGACCGGCTCGAGCGCGAGCCGAGCGCCTTCCACGAGGAGGTCCGCGCGACCTTCCTCAGCCTCGCCGCCGCCGACCCGGTGCGCTACGCCGTCCTCGACGCGAGCCTGCCCGCCGACGAGGTCCACCGTGCCGTCGTCGAGCGCGTCGAGCCGCTGCTGGGGGCCGCCCGGTGA
- a CDS encoding DNA polymerase III subunit delta', producing MSVWDDVVGQPEAVAVLRSAAEAARDIATGGDARGTGMTHAWLITGPPGSGRSVAARAFAAALACTSPDEVGCGRCHGCTTTLLGTHADVQLIATERVSFRIEDMRPIVSDAQQAPSQGRWRVMLMEDADRMVDRTSNVLLKAIEEPPPRTVWLLCAPSPRDLIATIRSRCRVVSLRVPAAEDVAALLVRRDGIDPAVAITAARAAQSHVGVARRLATDPDARARRRSILTVPSRIRGVGDAVLAAADLVELAQAEGKAATEERDAAERAELLRTLGAEGETRLPPAVRSQVKRLEDNQKSRATRAQRDVLDRAMVDILSLYRDVVVVQLGADVPLVNVDLENEVRALAADSTPEQTLRRMDAVATARTRLAANVAPLLAVEAMMVGLRPQAGGARL from the coding sequence GTGAGTGTGTGGGACGACGTCGTCGGACAGCCGGAGGCGGTCGCCGTGCTCCGGTCGGCGGCCGAGGCGGCGCGGGACATCGCGACCGGCGGTGACGCCCGCGGCACCGGCATGACGCATGCCTGGCTCATCACCGGCCCGCCCGGCTCGGGTCGGTCGGTCGCCGCCCGCGCCTTCGCCGCCGCCCTCGCCTGCACGTCGCCGGACGAGGTGGGCTGCGGCCGGTGCCACGGCTGCACGACGACGCTGCTCGGCACCCACGCCGACGTCCAGCTCATCGCCACCGAGCGGGTGAGCTTCCGCATCGAGGACATGCGCCCGATCGTCTCCGACGCCCAGCAGGCGCCCTCCCAGGGCCGCTGGCGGGTCATGCTCATGGAGGACGCCGACCGGATGGTCGACCGCACCTCCAACGTCCTGCTCAAGGCGATCGAGGAGCCGCCGCCGCGCACCGTGTGGCTGCTGTGCGCCCCGAGCCCGCGGGACCTCATCGCCACGATCCGCTCCCGCTGCCGCGTCGTGTCCCTGCGGGTGCCGGCCGCGGAGGACGTCGCCGCGCTGCTCGTGCGCCGCGACGGCATCGACCCCGCGGTGGCGATCACCGCGGCGCGCGCGGCCCAGAGCCACGTCGGCGTCGCGCGCAGGCTCGCGACCGACCCCGACGCGCGCGCCCGGCGCCGCTCGATCCTCACCGTGCCCAGCCGCATCCGCGGGGTGGGCGACGCCGTCCTCGCGGCCGCCGACCTCGTCGAGCTGGCCCAGGCCGAGGGCAAGGCCGCCACCGAGGAGCGCGACGCCGCCGAGCGCGCCGAGCTGCTGCGCACGCTCGGGGCAGAGGGGGAGACCCGCCTTCCCCCCGCGGTCCGCTCGCAGGTCAAGCGGCTGGAGGACAACCAGAAGAGCCGCGCGACCCGGGCGCAGCGCGACGTCCTGGACCGGGCGATGGTCGACATCCTGTCCCTCTACCGCGACGTCGTCGTCGTCCAGCTCGGCGCCGACGTGCCGCTCGTCAACGTCGACCTCGAGAACGAGGTGCGAGCGCTGGCCGCCGACTCCACCCCGGAGCAGACGCTGCGACGGATGGACGCCGTCGCCACGGCGCGCACCCGGCTCGCGGCGAACGTCGCGCCGCTGCTCGCCGTGGAGGCCATGATGGTCGGCCTGCGCCCGCAGGCCGGGGGAGCCCGCTTGTAG
- a CDS encoding alpha/beta hydrolase, which yields MSRTLRASLALATVAALVACTAAEEPDDDATTTAGETRSPRPEETMPAVPDGLAAFYDQDVTWEECGNGYDCTDVTVPLDYAEPDGETITLALKRRAAGSADPVGSLLVNPGGPGGSGIQLVEAADLLFSSELLDGFDIVGFDPRGVNESTPVDCVDDAELDEIRSADYDSTEEGLTGLASAAEELAAACAQNSGELLGHVDTESAARDLDVLRAVLDEPRLDYLGYSYGTYLGAIYADLFPEHVGRMVLDGALDPSLSSADIVRGQAAGFEQALRAYAEDCLASSGCPLSGDVDSAVGQVQDLLELTSRTPLPTGTDRELTAPLAFSGIIMPLYDDAYWMLLTSALDAAMHQNDGSQLLLLADLSAEREPDGTYATNSTEANIAINCLDYPVEGDLADWRQQAKELEEISPTFGSALAFGDVTCAAWPVQSTVERGPVSADGAPPIVVIGTTGDPATPYEWSVQLADQLSSAVLVTYEGEGHTAYGRAGECVTTAVDDYLLDGVVPEDGLVC from the coding sequence GTGAGCCGGACCCTGCGCGCAAGCCTCGCCCTCGCGACCGTCGCGGCCCTCGTCGCCTGCACCGCGGCCGAGGAGCCCGACGACGATGCCACCACGACGGCGGGGGAGACGCGGAGCCCCCGGCCCGAGGAGACGATGCCGGCGGTCCCCGACGGCCTGGCCGCCTTCTACGACCAGGACGTCACCTGGGAGGAGTGCGGCAACGGCTACGACTGCACCGACGTCACGGTGCCGCTCGACTACGCCGAGCCCGACGGCGAGACGATCACCCTCGCGCTCAAGCGGCGCGCGGCCGGCTCGGCCGACCCCGTCGGCTCACTGCTCGTCAACCCTGGTGGCCCGGGCGGCTCGGGCATCCAGCTCGTCGAGGCGGCCGACCTCCTGTTCTCCTCCGAGCTGCTCGACGGCTTCGACATCGTCGGCTTCGACCCGCGCGGGGTCAACGAGTCCACCCCCGTGGACTGCGTGGACGACGCCGAGCTCGACGAGATCCGCTCGGCGGACTACGACTCCACCGAGGAGGGCCTGACCGGGCTCGCGAGCGCGGCCGAGGAGCTCGCCGCCGCGTGCGCGCAGAACTCCGGCGAGCTGCTCGGGCACGTCGACACCGAGAGCGCGGCGCGTGACCTCGACGTCCTGCGGGCCGTCCTCGACGAGCCGCGCCTGGACTACCTCGGCTACTCCTACGGCACCTACCTCGGCGCGATCTACGCCGACCTCTTCCCCGAGCATGTCGGGCGCATGGTGCTCGACGGCGCGCTGGACCCCTCGCTGAGCAGCGCCGACATCGTGCGCGGTCAGGCCGCCGGGTTCGAGCAGGCGCTGCGGGCGTACGCCGAGGACTGCCTCGCGAGCTCGGGCTGCCCGCTCAGCGGGGACGTCGACTCCGCGGTCGGCCAGGTTCAGGACCTGCTCGAGCTCACCAGCCGCACCCCGCTGCCCACCGGCACCGACCGCGAGCTGACCGCGCCGCTCGCGTTCTCCGGCATCATCATGCCGCTGTACGACGACGCCTACTGGATGCTCCTCACCTCTGCGCTCGACGCCGCGATGCACCAGAACGACGGCTCGCAGCTGCTCCTCCTGGCCGACCTGTCCGCCGAGCGTGAGCCGGACGGCACCTACGCGACGAACTCCACCGAGGCGAACATCGCCATCAACTGCCTCGACTACCCGGTCGAGGGCGACCTCGCCGACTGGCGGCAGCAGGCCAAGGAGCTGGAGGAGATCTCCCCCACGTTCGGCTCGGCGCTCGCCTTCGGGGACGTCACGTGCGCGGCGTGGCCCGTGCAGTCCACGGTCGAGCGCGGCCCGGTGAGCGCCGACGGCGCGCCCCCGATCGTCGTCATCGGCACGACCGGCGACCCCGCCACGCCCTACGAGTGGTCGGTGCAGCTCGCCGACCAGCTGAGCTCGGCCGTCCTGGTCACCTACGAGGGCGAGGGGCACACCGCCTACGGCCGCGCGGGGGAGTGCGTCACCACCGCGGTGGACGACTACCTGCTCGACGGCGTGGTGCCGGAGGACGGCCTCGTCTGCTGA
- a CDS encoding histone-like nucleoid-structuring protein Lsr2, giving the protein MAQKVQVTLIDDVDGAPADETVLFSLDGVSYEIDLTTENAAKLRDALAPWVGHARRAGGRRTPAPRRSGRSSGASRSGSGDAAKIREWARGNGYTVSDRGRIPAEVTEAYAKAN; this is encoded by the coding sequence ATGGCGCAGAAGGTTCAGGTCACGCTCATCGACGATGTCGACGGGGCACCCGCGGACGAGACAGTTCTTTTCAGCCTGGACGGCGTGAGCTACGAGATCGACCTGACGACCGAGAACGCCGCCAAGCTGCGCGACGCCCTCGCCCCCTGGGTCGGCCACGCGCGTCGCGCCGGCGGACGCCGCACCCCGGCCCCCCGCCGCTCCGGCCGCAGCTCCGGCGCCTCCCGCTCGGGTTCCGGCGACGCCGCCAAGATCCGCGAGTGGGCTCGCGGGAACGGCTACACGGTCTCCGACCGCGGCCGCATCCCCGCCGAGGTCACCGAGGCCTACGCCAAGGCCAACTGA
- a CDS encoding phosphoglyceromutase has product MTYTLVLLRHGESDWNAKNLFTGWVDVPLSEKGTEEALRGGDLLREAGVAPDVVHTSLLRRAISTANLALDRADRHWIPVKRHWRLNERHYGALQGKNKKEIREEYGDEQFMLWRRSYDVPPPPIEAGSEFSQDADPRYAGEPIPSSECLKDVLERALPYWESDVVPDLKAGKVVLVAAHGNSLRAIIKHLDGIDDESISGLNVPTGIPLLYELDEDLKPITPGGRYLDPAAAEAAIAAVANQGK; this is encoded by the coding sequence ATGACCTACACCCTTGTCCTGCTCCGCCACGGCGAGAGCGACTGGAACGCGAAGAACCTGTTCACCGGCTGGGTCGACGTCCCGCTGTCCGAGAAGGGCACCGAGGAGGCGCTGCGCGGCGGAGACCTGCTCCGTGAGGCCGGCGTCGCCCCCGACGTCGTCCACACCTCGCTCCTGCGGCGCGCGATCTCGACGGCGAACCTCGCTCTCGACCGCGCGGACCGTCACTGGATCCCGGTGAAGCGCCACTGGCGCCTCAACGAGCGCCACTACGGTGCGCTCCAGGGGAAGAACAAGAAGGAGATCCGCGAGGAGTACGGCGACGAGCAGTTCATGCTCTGGCGCCGCTCCTACGACGTCCCGCCGCCGCCGATCGAGGCCGGCTCGGAGTTCTCCCAGGACGCCGACCCGCGCTACGCCGGTGAGCCGATCCCGTCGAGCGAGTGCCTCAAGGACGTCCTCGAGCGCGCCCTGCCGTACTGGGAGTCCGACGTCGTGCCGGACCTCAAGGCCGGCAAGGTCGTCCTCGTGGCCGCGCACGGCAACTCGCTGCGCGCGATCATCAAGCACCTCGACGGCATCGACGACGAGAGCATCTCCGGGCTCAACGTGCCGACCGGCATCCCGCTGCTCTACGAGCTCGACGAGGACCTCAAGCCCATCACCCCCGGCGGTCGCTACCTCGACCCCGCCGCCGCGGAGGCTGCCATCGCCGCCGTGGCCAACCAGGGCAAGTAG